A genomic region of Campylobacter corcagiensis contains the following coding sequences:
- a CDS encoding 5-formyltetrahydrofolate cyclo-ligase: MVDMKKDEFRKFAKNSLKKEIKFSAKCKHYSVILNLCRIIKFYNYKRILLFVPTKFEPNVLLLRGKLSSNSQLLVPFMENISFKMVKLRLPFHRSKFGIKETNNQNAFEKRVDLAVVPVVGVDGNLARIGHGKGYYDIFFSKLGYRPKIVFVGIKDMFLKDIVTLDYDIKCDIYLTPKKSYIRGKNDRDFIRLRSRCSGSWRWISSR, translated from the coding sequence ATGGTTGATATGAAAAAAGATGAGTTTAGAAAATTTGCCAAAAATTCTCTTAAAAAAGAGATAAAATTTAGTGCAAAATGTAAGCATTATTCTGTGATTTTAAATTTATGTAGAATAATTAAATTTTATAATTACAAGAGAATTTTGCTGTTTGTGCCAACAAAATTTGAACCAAATGTCTTGCTTTTAAGAGGCAAGTTGTCTAGTAACTCACAATTACTCGTTCCATTTATGGAAAATATCAGTTTTAAAATGGTAAAATTAAGACTACCTTTTCACAGGTCAAAATTTGGAATAAAAGAGACAAATAATCAAAATGCCTTCGAAAAGAGAGTAGATTTAGCTGTAGTTCCAGTTGTTGGAGTTGATGGAAATTTGGCTAGGATCGGTCATGGCAAGGGTTATTATGATATTTTTTTTAGCAAACTTGGTTACAGACCAAAAATAGTATTTGTAGGTATAAAAGATATGTTTTTAAAGGATATTGTTACACTTGATTATGACATAAAATGTGATATTTATCTAACTCCAAAAAAAAGTTATATTAGAGGCAAAAATGATAGAGATTTTATTAGGCTTAGGAGTCGGTGCAGTGGGAGTTGGAGGTGGATATCTAGTCGCTAA
- the ftsY gene encoding signal recognition particle-docking protein FtsY, protein MINFFKKGLAKTAEILKSAKPNDSKISKEILEEMLLEADVDYEIVNEIIYYLPPSDEIKRDDLKRVMSSYFMYEHNTKIDTKPFVELILGVNGAGKTTTIAKLANLYKNSGKKVILGACDTFRAGAIEQLRQWSIKIDVPIIATKQGHDPASVAYDAISSAVAKGFDSVLIDTAGRLQNQKNLANELEKIVRISNKALDKAPHRKIIILDATQGNNSYAQAKAFNEIVKLDGVIITKLDGTPKGGALFSIARELEIPILYIGVGEKMEDLVKFNPDEFLDTLLDAIFE, encoded by the coding sequence GTGATTAATTTTTTTAAAAAAGGTCTAGCTAAAACAGCTGAAATTTTAAAATCCGCAAAACCAAATGACTCTAAAATCTCAAAAGAGATTCTAGAAGAGATGCTGCTTGAAGCAGATGTTGACTATGAGATAGTCAATGAAATCATCTATTACCTGCCGCCAAGTGATGAGATAAAAAGAGATGATCTAAAACGCGTAATGAGTAGTTATTTTATGTATGAACACAACACAAAAATAGACACTAAGCCCTTTGTTGAACTAATACTTGGTGTAAATGGTGCTGGAAAGACAACAACTATCGCAAAATTAGCAAATTTATATAAAAATAGTGGAAAAAAGGTAATCCTTGGAGCGTGTGATACATTTAGAGCTGGTGCGATCGAGCAACTTAGACAGTGGAGCATAAAAATAGACGTTCCTATCATAGCTACAAAACAGGGTCACGACCCAGCAAGCGTGGCTTATGATGCTATAAGTTCAGCTGTAGCAAAGGGATTTGACAGTGTCTTAATAGATACAGCAGGACGCCTTCAAAACCAAAAAAACCTAGCAAACGAGCTAGAAAAAATCGTAAGAATTTCAAATAAAGCTTTGGATAAAGCGCCACATAGAAAAATAATTATATTAGATGCAACTCAGGGAAACAACTCTTACGCTCAAGCAAAAGCCTTTAATGAGATAGTAAAACTTGATGGTGTTATCATCACAAAGCTTGATGGAACGCCAAAAGGTGGTGCACTTTTTAGCATAGCAAGAGAGCTTGAAATTCCTATACTTTATATAGGCGTAGGAGAAAAAATGGAGGATTTAGTCAAATTTAACCCTGATGAATTTTTAGATACGCTTCTTGATGCGATATTTGAGTAG
- a CDS encoding TlpA family protein disulfide reductase — protein MKFRHLFIACLLVFIVGCDNKEEEKTNEDAEVTQIPATEAKLTQNLNAPFNLEMIDGEIFTMIRKDGGFDMGDGSHTTLFVYWATWCPPCIIEIKPLNNLSKNFGKKLKIISVLVNDPIGDDEIKDFIKKHNIDYSITRDSETLIKSIGGIKGIPFMVLYDSNGNYDRHYFGIIAEEMLQKDIEKLTGDLEVKKDSNETEEENDNNVTKEDKK, from the coding sequence ATGAAATTTAGACATTTATTTATCGCTTGTTTGCTAGTTTTTATAGTAGGTTGTGATAATAAAGAAGAAGAAAAAACAAATGAAGATGCAGAAGTTACGCAAATTCCAGCAACAGAAGCTAAGTTAACACAAAATTTAAACGCTCCTTTTAATTTAGAGATGATTGATGGCGAAATTTTTACCATGATAAGAAAAGATGGTGGTTTTGATATGGGAGATGGAAGTCATACTACGCTTTTTGTATACTGGGCAACTTGGTGCCCACCTTGCATTATTGAAATAAAACCACTAAATAATCTATCTAAAAATTTTGGAAAAAAACTAAAAATAATTAGCGTTTTAGTAAATGATCCAATAGGCGATGACGAGATAAAAGATTTTATCAAAAAGCATAACATAGACTACTCCATTACAAGAGATAGCGAGACTTTGATTAAATCAATTGGCGGGATAAAAGGAATTCCTTTTATGGTGCTTTATGATAGCAATGGAAACTACGATAGACACTACTTTGGCATAATAGCAGAAGAGATGCTTCAAAAAGATATAGAAAAGCTAACAGGAGATCTTGAAGTTAAAAAAGATAGCAATGAAACTGAAGAAGAAAATGATAATAATGTTACAAAGGAAGATAAAAAGTGA
- a CDS encoding VanZ family protein encodes MRYLSRVLFFIALLGVEYLSFTPKNIAIIQNSWDKFNHFVAFFALTFLLNLGFNLKFKTKIIILLVIAFQIEIVQSFLDFREFSLLDIVADMVGVGFGIIGYKIYKKALNGKI; translated from the coding sequence ATGCGATATTTGAGTAGAGTTTTATTTTTTATAGCACTTTTAGGAGTGGAGTATCTATCTTTTACCCCTAAAAATATCGCTATAATTCAAAATTCTTGGGATAAATTTAACCACTTTGTGGCATTTTTTGCACTTACATTTTTACTAAATTTAGGGTTTAATCTAAAATTTAAAACTAAGATAATCATTCTTTTGGTGATTGCTTTTCAAATTGAAATAGTTCAAAGCTTTTTAGATTTTAGAGAATTTAGCTTATTAGATATAGTTGCTGATATGGTTGGTGTGGGATTTGGCATTATAGGATATAAAATTTATAAAA